The Meiothermus ruber DSM 1279 genome includes the window CGATGAACCAGGTCGTCTATCATCACCCCGATATAGCCAGAGGCTCGAGGTAGATGGGCCTCCTCCAGCCCCATCGCGTACCGCGCCGCATTCAATCCGGCCAGCAAGCCTTGGGCCGCGGCCTCCTCATAACCTGAGGTTCCGTTGAGCTGCCCAGCAGTAAACAGCCCCGGTAGCATACGGGACTGCAAGCCCGGTGTCAGTTCCAAAGGGTCTACTGCATCGTATTCCACCGCATAGGCATAGCGTTGAATCACGGCCCGCTCAAACCCCGGTAGGCTCTGCACCATCTGTATCTGCAGCTCGGGGGGTAGGGAAGAGCTAAAGCCCTGCAGGTACAGCTCTGTGGTGTGAAGCCCATCGGGCTCCACAAAAAGCAGATGCGTTTCCTTGTCGGAAAAGCGAACCACCTTGTCCTCAATGGAGGGGCAGTAGCGAGGCCCAATGCCTTCAATATCCCCACCATATAGTGGTGATAGGTGCAGGTTTTCCTGAATCAACCGGTGGGTGGCTGCGGTCGTGCGGGTCTGCCAGGTGGGGCGGGCCGTTGCGTGAGGGCCGGGCACTCCGGAAAAGGTTTCGGGTGGGTTGTCTGCGGGGACGACCTCGAGTTTCTGGTAATCCACCGAGTCGGCCTGGATGCGGGGGGGGGTACCGGTTTTAAATCGCAGCAAGCGGTGACCCACAGCACGCAAGCTTTCAGAGAGAAAGCGGGCAGGGGGCTCCCCCTGACGCCCTGCAGGCCGGGACTGCCGCCCGTACCAGACCACCCCCTGCAAAAAGGTGCCGCTGGCTACCACCACTGCCCGGGCCGGCAGCTTGCGCCCATCTACAGTTTGTACGCCGCACAACCGCCCTCGTTCTACCCACAGCGCCGCCACCTCAGCCCGCACACTCTCAATCTGAGGGTGCCCCAGCAGCACCCGCTGGGCCTCGAGGGCGTACAGATCCCGGTCTACCTGCACGCGCAAGCTCTGAACCGCAGGGCCTTTAGAACGATTAAGCACGCGGGTGTGGATGGCTGTGGCATCGGCCAGCCTGCCCATCAAACCACCCAGGGCCTCTATTTCGGCCACCAGTTGGCTCTTACCAGGCCCACCCACCGCAGGGTTACAGGGCATCAAACCAATGCGTTCAGGGTTCGAGGTGACCAGACCCACCCTGGCGCCCAGCCTGGCTGCCGCCCAGGCTGCCTCGATCCCAGCATGCCCACCGCCCACCACAATAACGTCATAGGCCCTCATCCCCATCAGCTCCCAGCCTTGCATTTTAGCAGAGGCCCCGCGGTTGAAATCCCAACCAAAACCCCAAACCCATGAACACCACCACGGAAGCCGCGGTTTCATTTCTACCGTTCCAGATGTGGATCATGGGCTCAAAAGATGTTTTGATCACACCCACACGACATTATCCACAGGGGGTTCTCTGCCTGTGGATAACTCA containing:
- the mnmG gene encoding tRNA uridine-5-carboxymethylaminomethyl(34) synthesis enzyme MnmG, whose translation is MRAYDVIVVGGGHAGIEAAWAAARLGARVGLVTSNPERIGLMPCNPAVGGPGKSQLVAEIEALGGLMGRLADATAIHTRVLNRSKGPAVQSLRVQVDRDLYALEAQRVLLGHPQIESVRAEVAALWVERGRLCGVQTVDGRKLPARAVVVASGTFLQGVVWYGRQSRPAGRQGEPPARFLSESLRAVGHRLLRFKTGTPPRIQADSVDYQKLEVVPADNPPETFSGVPGPHATARPTWQTRTTAATHRLIQENLHLSPLYGGDIEGIGPRYCPSIEDKVVRFSDKETHLLFVEPDGLHTTELYLQGFSSSLPPELQIQMVQSLPGFERAVIQRYAYAVEYDAVDPLELTPGLQSRMLPGLFTAGQLNGTSGYEEAAAQGLLAGLNAARYAMGLEEAHLPRASGYIGVMIDDLVHRGVDEPYRMMTSRVELRLLCRSDNADERLVPLAADWGLRLAEDLKAVQAKYARVQGELLRLQRSRIEGVSALQYLRRPEASYEQVLQMIGSPEMPLSKAEAYQVEVRAKYAGYMERQARLREKLKELEAYRLPADLDYACVPSLSKEAVEKLGRIRPHSVAEASRVPGIRDSDITALLVHIAKMPAPA